From Glycine max cultivar Williams 82 chromosome 11, Glycine_max_v4.0, whole genome shotgun sequence, the proteins below share one genomic window:
- the LOC100798505 gene encoding glucan endo-1,3-beta-glucosidase 12, producing the protein MRWLFPLLFLFSLGLTVTGQESIEFLNLCETTEDILQASSHAELPLAISVNGGNLNEVSFSILLAEKWLRHNVLAHYPASNITTIVVETTAFCQQDHQHNNNLAVVLSSLKNVYHSLKRWGLEKDIKVSVAFNLDCLSLNSVSLNNDLKLVKPLIEFLQEVNSTYSVIPHYGFSRFSDKSLSLVSSHLESLKKPGFFYLNNINVLAIVPKGRKNIARKLSVVDFSPIGPFPVRPAPVPEIAKSPMTPSNVAFPPLAQVVSSPPPILSPTFAPEEPPFPFGVPANSPHGFSLPPCNPLHDGSPQIFPIQKLWCVAKPSVPEETLQQAMDYACGEGGADCMEISPQGNCYNPDTLVAHASYAFNSYWQKHKRSGGTCSFGGTAMLINSDPSFLHCRFILS; encoded by the exons ATGAGGTGGCTCTTTCctctcctctttcttttttcgcTTGGTCTTACTG tTACTGGTCAAGAATCCATTGAGTTCCTCAACCTTTGTGAGACAACTGAAGACATTTTACAAGCCTCATCACACGCTGAGCTTCCCTTGGCTATTTCAGTGAATGGTGGAAACCTCAATGAGGTTTCCTTCAGCATTCTATTGGCTGAAAAATGGCTCAGACACAACGTTCTTGCACACTACCCTGCCTCAAATATCACCACCATTGTTGTGGAAACCACTGCTTTTTGCCAACAAGACCAccaacacaacaacaacctcGCTGTGGTTCTGTCTTCTTTGAAGAATGTCTACCACTCTCTCAAGAGATGGGGTTTGGagaaagacattaaagtctCTGTTGCTTTTAATCTGGACTGTTTGTCTCTAAACTCAGTTTCTCTTAACAATGATTTGAAACTGGTCAAACCCCTCATAGAGTTTCTCCAAGAGGTAAACTCCACATATTCTGTGATCCCACATTATGGCTTCTCACGTTTTTCTGATAAAAGTTTGAGCTTGGTCTCTTCCCACTTGGAGTCCTTGAAAAAGCCTGGATTTTTCTACTTGAATAACATAAATGTTCTAGCCATTGTTCCAAAAGGGAGAAAAAACATAGCAAGAAAGCTTTCAGTTGTTGATTTTAGCCCAATAGGCCCATTCCCAGTAAGGCCAGCTCCAGTGCCAGAAATAGCCAAGTCCCCAATGACTCCTTCCAATGTAGCTTTCCCTCCTTTAGCTCAAGTAGTTTCTTCACCCCCTCCAATACTTTCTCCCACTTTTGCCCCTGAAGAGCCACCATTTCCATTTGGTGTTCCAGCTAATTCTCCTCATGGTTTCTCACTCCCTCCTTGTAATCCATTACACGATGGCTCACCCCAAATATTCCCGATCCAGAAACTGTGGTGTGTGGCTAAGCCTAGTGTTCCTGAAGAAACACTGCAACAGGCTATGGACTATGCTTGTGGAGAGGGTGGTGCTGATTGCATGGAGATCTCACCGCAGGGAAACTGTTATAATCCAGACACCTTGGTTGCTCATGCCTCCTATGCTTTCAACAGTTACTGGCAGAAGCACAAGAGAAGTGGTGGAACATGCAGCTTTGGAGGAACTGCCATGTTGATAAATTCTGACCCAA GTTTCCTTCACTGTCGGTTTATTCTTAGCTAA